One Paraburkholderia kururiensis DNA window includes the following coding sequences:
- a CDS encoding enoyl-CoA hydratase, which produces MIELDYVHDGAVALVTLKRPPANAFTPEGLLQLQRTVEALNADERVRALVITGDGPRFFSAGADLNTFADGDRHVAHEAAARFGAAFEALQNARPVVIAAINGYAMGGGLECALACDVRIAEQHAQLAVPETAVGLLCCGCGTQTLPWLVGEGWAKRMILTGERVDAQTALRIGLVEEVVETGAAREAALAMGTRVTTLSPQAVTFSKQLIHQARNGVPRAAALAVERERFVDLFDHPDQREGVNAFLEKRKPRWSGVRDSTAETAR; this is translated from the coding sequence ATGATCGAGCTCGATTACGTCCACGACGGTGCCGTCGCGCTCGTTACGTTGAAGCGCCCGCCTGCGAACGCGTTCACGCCTGAAGGCCTGCTGCAATTGCAGCGAACCGTGGAAGCGCTGAATGCCGACGAACGCGTACGTGCGCTCGTCATCACGGGCGATGGCCCGCGCTTCTTCAGCGCGGGCGCCGACCTCAACACGTTCGCCGACGGCGACAGGCACGTGGCACACGAAGCGGCCGCGCGTTTCGGCGCGGCATTCGAAGCATTGCAGAACGCGCGACCCGTCGTGATTGCGGCGATCAACGGCTATGCGATGGGCGGCGGACTGGAATGCGCGCTGGCCTGCGACGTGCGCATCGCCGAACAGCATGCGCAACTCGCCGTGCCTGAGACCGCGGTGGGTCTGCTGTGCTGCGGCTGCGGCACGCAGACGTTGCCGTGGCTCGTGGGCGAAGGCTGGGCGAAGCGAATGATCCTCACGGGCGAACGCGTGGACGCGCAGACCGCGTTGCGTATCGGTCTCGTGGAAGAGGTGGTGGAAACGGGCGCGGCGCGCGAAGCGGCATTGGCGATGGGCACGCGCGTTACGACGCTGAGTCCGCAGGCTGTCACGTTCAGCAAGCAGCTGATCCACCAGGCGCGCAACGGCGTGCCGCGCGCGGCGGCGCTGGCCGTGGAACGCGAGCGCTTCGTCGACCTGTTCGATCATCCCGATCAACGCGAGGGCGTGAATGCGTTTCTCGAAAAGCGCAAGCCGCGCTGGAGCGGCGTGAGGGACAGTACAGCGGAGACGGCACGATGA
- a CDS encoding enoyl-CoA hydratase/isomerase family protein codes for MSALREASVQATSPLNCAPDAEPEVALRVVNRVAVITLNRPAAINALSHAMVRELAALLERCRNDDAIVAVVLRGAGEKGFCAGGDVRALYALARQRDADTSAAWQQFFIDEYRLDYAIHTFAKPVVALLDGIVMGGGMGLGQGACLRIVTDRSKLAMPETRIGFLPDVGATRFLAVMPAEMELYVGLTGATLSGADALRLQLADLCVPAEWLASFEERLQRMPHDGDLLHALRRVFEPPCNIVPHAALTPYTQSILRHFDRRSGVDRIVATLKQDLAREAPREIRQWLQATYDALTTHSPTMLYVTREALLRGRQMTLAECFRMELGIVTRAIEDGDFCEGVRAHLVDKDRRPRWAPATLVEVRPERVRHFISSPWRRDVHPLADLGET; via the coding sequence ATGAGCGCACTTCGCGAGGCTTCGGTGCAGGCCACGAGTCCTTTGAATTGCGCACCTGACGCTGAACCCGAGGTGGCGTTGCGCGTGGTGAATCGCGTCGCGGTGATCACATTGAACCGGCCGGCCGCCATCAATGCGCTCTCGCATGCGATGGTTCGCGAACTCGCCGCGCTGCTGGAGCGTTGCCGCAACGACGACGCGATCGTTGCCGTCGTGCTGCGGGGCGCGGGCGAAAAGGGCTTCTGCGCGGGCGGCGACGTGCGCGCGTTGTATGCGCTCGCGAGGCAACGCGATGCCGACACCAGCGCCGCATGGCAGCAGTTTTTCATCGACGAATACCGGCTCGACTACGCGATCCACACGTTTGCGAAGCCCGTGGTCGCGTTGCTCGACGGCATCGTCATGGGCGGGGGCATGGGACTCGGGCAGGGCGCGTGTTTGCGCATCGTCACGGACCGCTCGAAGCTCGCGATGCCGGAAACGCGCATCGGTTTTCTGCCCGACGTGGGCGCTACGCGCTTTCTCGCCGTGATGCCGGCGGAGATGGAACTGTACGTGGGCCTCACGGGCGCGACGCTTTCGGGCGCCGATGCGTTGCGCCTGCAACTGGCCGATCTCTGCGTGCCTGCGGAATGGCTCGCCTCGTTCGAAGAGAGGCTACAGCGCATGCCGCACGACGGCGACTTGCTTCATGCGCTGCGGCGGGTGTTCGAGCCGCCTTGCAACATCGTTCCGCACGCGGCGCTCACGCCGTACACGCAGTCGATCCTGCGGCACTTCGACCGGCGTTCGGGCGTGGACCGCATCGTCGCCACACTGAAGCAGGACCTGGCGCGCGAGGCACCGCGCGAAATACGCCAGTGGCTGCAAGCGACCTACGACGCGTTGACGACGCATTCGCCCACCATGCTCTACGTGACGCGCGAGGCGCTGCTGCGCGGACGGCAGATGACGCTGGCCGAGTGCTTTCGCATGGAGCTGGGCATCGTGACGCGCGCTATCGAAGACGGCGACTTCTGCGAAGGTGTGCGCGCGCATCTGGTGGACAAGGACCGGCGCCCGCGCTGGGCACCGGCCACGCTTGTCGAAGTTCGGCCCGAACGCGTGCGTCACTTCATTTCGTCGCCGTGGCGCCGCGACGTGCATCCGCTTGCGGACCTGGGCGAAACGTAG
- a CDS encoding DeoR/GlpR family DNA-binding transcription regulator, translating to MWQEDRHQRIRTLLSTLHRVSTERIMAELGVSRETVRRDLLDLEAMGELRRVHGGAVRPADEAPIDERAHTRVKAKSAVVKAATGIVASGQTLFVDAGTTTSLLAEQLAKLANLTVVTNSIDVALKMRGASGEAEAPNEVILLGGSISNRAAATMGAATVLDIHRFRADLALLSPVGIDARHGATNYDQGEADVARAMVANADRVVVLADYSKIGQRSRITWCPLERIDLLITNAKAAEAAGFASLKRKLRRVLLA from the coding sequence ATGTGGCAGGAAGACCGTCATCAGAGAATTCGCACGCTGCTCTCCACGCTGCACCGCGTTTCGACGGAACGCATCATGGCGGAGCTGGGCGTTTCGCGCGAAACCGTGCGGCGCGATCTGCTCGACCTCGAAGCCATGGGCGAGCTGCGCCGCGTGCATGGCGGCGCAGTGCGCCCCGCTGACGAAGCGCCCATCGACGAGCGCGCCCATACGCGCGTGAAAGCGAAGAGCGCCGTGGTGAAGGCGGCGACGGGCATCGTAGCGAGCGGGCAGACGCTCTTCGTGGATGCGGGCACCACGACGTCGCTGCTCGCCGAGCAATTGGCGAAGCTCGCCAACCTGACGGTGGTCACCAACTCGATCGACGTGGCGCTCAAGATGCGCGGCGCAAGCGGCGAGGCCGAAGCACCCAATGAAGTGATTTTGCTGGGCGGGTCCATCAGCAATCGTGCCGCTGCCACCATGGGGGCCGCCACCGTGCTCGATATTCACCGCTTTCGCGCAGACCTCGCCCTGCTCTCGCCCGTGGGCATCGACGCGCGGCACGGCGCGACCAACTACGATCAGGGCGAAGCGGACGTGGCCCGTGCCATGGTGGCCAATGCGGACCGCGTGGTCGTGCTCGCCGACTACAGCAAGATCGGCCAGCGCAGCCGCATTACGTGGTGCCCGCTCGAAAGAATCGACCTGCTCATCACGAACGCAAAAGCCGCGGAGGCAGCGGGCTTTGCGTCGTTGAAGCGAAAGTTGAGGCGCGTGCTGCTGGCCTAG
- a CDS encoding ABC transporter substrate-binding protein: protein MNRTRSSRFVSMSAVAAAALVAATGMTQVWAAPPDALVAAAKQEGQLTVIALPHDWCGYGAMISAFQAKYGIKINELNPDAGSGDEVEAIKANKGNKGPQAPDVIDVGLSFGPTAKAAGLLQPYKVSTWKSIPDSAKDAEGYWYGDYYGVLSFEVNGDMIDKVPADWSDLLKPDYRNAVSLAGDPRTANQAIQAVFAAGLSQTKGNVAAADKAGLKFFADLNKSGNFVPVIGKAASLAQGTTPIIVRWDYNALADRDTLKGNPKVHVVVPKTGVVAGVYVQAISAYAPHPNAAKLWMEYLYSDEGQIGWLTGYCHPIRYNELVAAKKVPQALLDKLPPAAAYKAAVFPTLAEQDAYKDTITKQWDAAVGANVK, encoded by the coding sequence ATGAACCGCACGAGGTCAAGCCGTTTTGTTTCGATGTCGGCTGTAGCGGCCGCCGCACTGGTTGCGGCCACGGGCATGACGCAGGTATGGGCTGCGCCGCCCGACGCGCTCGTCGCCGCAGCGAAACAGGAAGGGCAACTGACGGTGATCGCCTTGCCCCATGACTGGTGCGGCTACGGCGCCATGATCAGCGCCTTCCAGGCGAAGTACGGCATCAAGATCAACGAGCTGAACCCGGATGCCGGCTCGGGCGACGAGGTCGAAGCCATCAAGGCCAACAAGGGCAACAAGGGACCGCAGGCGCCGGACGTGATCGACGTGGGCCTCTCCTTCGGTCCTACGGCGAAGGCCGCGGGCCTCCTGCAGCCGTACAAGGTGTCCACGTGGAAGTCGATTCCCGATTCGGCGAAGGACGCCGAAGGCTACTGGTACGGCGACTATTACGGCGTCCTCTCGTTCGAAGTGAACGGCGACATGATCGACAAGGTGCCGGCCGACTGGAGCGATCTGCTCAAGCCCGACTATCGCAATGCCGTTTCGCTCGCGGGCGATCCGCGTACGGCGAACCAGGCCATTCAGGCCGTGTTCGCGGCGGGCCTCTCGCAGACGAAGGGCAACGTGGCCGCCGCCGACAAGGCCGGCCTCAAATTCTTCGCCGACCTGAACAAGAGCGGCAACTTCGTGCCGGTGATCGGCAAGGCGGCCTCGCTCGCGCAGGGCACTACGCCCATCATCGTGCGCTGGGACTACAACGCGCTGGCTGACCGCGACACGCTCAAGGGCAATCCGAAGGTGCACGTCGTGGTGCCGAAGACGGGCGTCGTGGCCGGCGTCTACGTGCAGGCCATCAGCGCCTACGCGCCGCACCCGAACGCCGCGAAGCTGTGGATGGAGTACCTGTACTCCGACGAAGGCCAGATCGGCTGGCTCACGGGTTACTGCCACCCCATCCGCTACAACGAACTGGTGGCGGCGAAGAAGGTACCGCAGGCGCTGCTCGACAAGCTGCCGCCGGCTGCCGCCTATAAGGCTGCGGTGTTCCCGACGCTCGCCGAACAGGACGCGTACAAGGACACGATCACGAAGCAGTGGGACGCGGCTGTCGGCGCCAACGTGAAGTAA